Proteins encoded within one genomic window of Paenarthrobacter sp. JL.01a:
- a CDS encoding YqaJ viral recombinase family protein, with product MTLHVYEDLEQGTEEWLQARCGILTASVIVNLVSSRQPTAIETDCPDCGALAAGPCIGKRSPEPLKTLHPARAAAARELDKVITADVTSETALGLLMTLAAERITGFVEPTVQSRSMERGQLDEPYARDAYATHNAKVKELGFMVREFDGYRLGYSPDGLVADKGLIEVKSRSQKIQLRTVLADEVPGENMAQLQTGLLVSGREWIDYVSYSGGMKLWTKRVHPDPVWQATILAAASKAERIISDMVSDYLEATAGMPDTERIIHFPELEITF from the coding sequence ATGACCCTCCACGTCTACGAAGACCTCGAACAAGGCACCGAGGAATGGCTGCAGGCACGCTGCGGCATCCTCACCGCATCCGTCATCGTCAACCTCGTTTCCTCCCGCCAACCAACCGCCATCGAAACCGACTGCCCAGACTGCGGGGCACTGGCAGCCGGGCCCTGCATCGGCAAACGCTCACCCGAGCCGCTCAAAACCCTCCACCCGGCACGCGCCGCTGCAGCCCGCGAACTCGACAAGGTCATCACCGCCGACGTCACCAGCGAAACGGCGCTGGGCTTGCTCATGACCCTCGCCGCCGAACGCATCACCGGTTTCGTGGAGCCAACGGTGCAGTCAAGGTCCATGGAACGCGGGCAACTGGACGAGCCGTACGCCCGGGACGCCTACGCCACGCACAACGCCAAGGTCAAAGAGTTGGGCTTCATGGTTCGCGAGTTCGACGGCTACAGGCTGGGTTACTCACCTGATGGATTGGTTGCCGACAAGGGCCTCATCGAAGTCAAGTCCCGGTCCCAGAAGATCCAACTCCGCACCGTACTCGCCGATGAAGTGCCCGGCGAGAACATGGCCCAGCTTCAAACCGGGCTACTCGTGTCCGGCCGCGAATGGATCGACTACGTCTCATACTCCGGCGGCATGAAGCTATGGACCAAGCGCGTACATCCGGACCCCGTATGGCAGGCAACGATCCTGGCCGCCGCAAGCAAAGCCGAGCGCATCATCTCGGACATGGTCAGTGACTACCTCGAAGCCACTGCCGGCATGCCCGACACCGAACGCATCATCCACTTCCCCGAACTGGAGATCACCTTCTAA
- the ssb gene encoding single-stranded DNA-binding protein, translating to MSGETMLTVRGRLTADPELRFTPSGAGVTNFTVAVTAQKFDKNTSEWKDQPTKYWRCAAWNQGKLTRAENIANLLKKGDNVIVYGELTTREYEKDGEKRTAEEIRVETIGKDLTFHGQAYAAGSSEQPPAAEDPWATPPASTGGWPEQSSPPF from the coding sequence ATGAGCGGCGAAACCATGCTGACAGTCCGCGGCCGCCTCACAGCCGACCCTGAGTTACGGTTCACCCCGTCCGGCGCCGGCGTCACCAACTTCACCGTCGCAGTAACAGCACAAAAGTTCGACAAGAACACCAGCGAATGGAAAGACCAGCCCACCAAGTACTGGCGATGCGCCGCCTGGAACCAAGGGAAACTCACACGGGCCGAGAACATCGCGAACCTTCTCAAGAAGGGTGACAACGTAATCGTGTACGGCGAGCTCACCACCCGTGAATACGAGAAGGACGGCGAGAAGCGCACCGCCGAAGAGATCCGCGTCGAAACAATCGGCAAAGACCTCACCTTCCACGGTCAGGCATACGCGGCTGGCAGCAGCGAACAGCCACCAGCGGCCGAAGACCCATGGGCGACACCACCCGCCAGCACCGGCGGATGGCCGGAGCAGTCCTCGCCTCCGTTCTGA
- a CDS encoding glutaredoxin domain-containing protein: MTLTLYTQPACSQCNMTKKWLDDPERGNLKDQYQIIDLTQSPEDLAKVKALGYMSAPVVVAGDKHWYGFRPDLLAEVTARTAQDEAA, encoded by the coding sequence TTGACCCTCACGCTCTACACCCAGCCCGCATGCAGCCAATGCAACATGACCAAGAAATGGTTGGACGACCCCGAACGCGGCAACCTCAAAGACCAGTACCAAATCATCGACCTCACGCAGAGCCCAGAAGACCTCGCCAAGGTCAAAGCACTCGGCTACATGAGCGCACCCGTAGTCGTCGCCGGTGACAAACACTGGTACGGATTCCGCCCGGACCTACTCGCCGAAGTCACAGCACGCACAGCCCAGGACGAAGCCGCATGA
- a CDS encoding RusA family crossover junction endodeoxyribonuclease — MMMIHVFVPGDPVPQGSVELWRGRIVGVKPELAAWRLAIRKATLAKHTGEPLDGPITVSMVFQLKPPQRPRWPLPAVKPDLDKLTRAVFDSLSTTKHKKTKTVIPGVIVDDARIVSFHAAKTYHGNPGVLITITQPAKEAM; from the coding sequence ATGATGATGATCCACGTATTCGTCCCTGGGGATCCTGTCCCACAAGGATCCGTTGAGCTCTGGCGCGGCCGCATCGTCGGCGTCAAACCCGAACTCGCCGCCTGGCGACTCGCCATCCGCAAAGCCACCCTCGCCAAACACACCGGCGAACCACTCGACGGACCAATCACAGTCAGCATGGTCTTCCAACTCAAACCACCACAGCGACCACGATGGCCACTCCCCGCCGTCAAACCAGACCTCGACAAACTCACCCGCGCAGTCTTCGACTCACTCAGCACCACCAAACACAAGAAGACCAAAACCGTCATCCCCGGAGTCATCGTGGACGACGCCCGCATAGTCAGCTTCCACGCCGCCAAAACCTACCACGGCAACCCCGGCGTCCTCATCACCATCACACAACCAGCAAAGGAGGCAATGTGA